The DNA segment GCGGCAATCTGCCGCACGGCTTCGGCTTCGGCAAACGGCACGGATGGCGAAAAATCCAAAAGCCGCAGCGGAAGCTGTGCCGCCACCACCCATCTGACCCAGCGGCGGCGGCGGACAAAGCCATAGACCGATACCGGCAGCAGACAGTAGAGCAGCAGCGCGGACAGCGGCGCGGCGAGAAACAGCAGGCCGTAAGCCGCGCCGCTTGCGGCGAAGCCTTCGGCCGCATCGGCTGTGCGTTCGGCCAGGAAGGTGTAGAGGAACGCGCCCGCGCCGGCATACTGCCATAACGCGGCGGCCAGCGCGGCAAGGTCGGCGGCGGCAAGCAGGATAAAGGCGGCGTGTCTTTTTGTCATACGGTGTGCCTATGCGGCGGAAAATGCTTTCAGACGGCCTTTTCAGACGGCCTCAAAGGCAGGGAGGCCGTCTGAAAAGCGGGGTGGTTTATTGTGTGTCTGCCGCCGGCAGCAAATCGTCTTTGAGCGTTGTGGGTGCGGGGTAGCGGAAGGCGACGGGGCCGTCGGCTTCGCCGCCGACAAATTGTTTTACCCACGGAGAATCGAGTTCGCGCATTTCCTGCGGCGTGCCGGCAAACACGATTTCGCCGTGGGCGAGGAAAATCACCCGATCGACGATTTGCAGCGATTTTTCGATGTCGTGGGTAACCATGATGCTGGTGGAACGCAGGGCTTTGTTGGCGCGGCTGATGAGGTGGGCGATAACGCCGAGCGAAATCGGGTCGAGGCCGGTGAAGGGCTCGTCGTAAATCATGATTTCGGGATCGAGGGCGATGGTGCGGGCGAGGGCGACGCGGCGCGACATACCGCCGGAGAGTTCGGAGGGCATGAGTTTTTCCACGCCGCGCAGGCCGACGGCGTTGAGCTTCATCAGCACCAGGTCGCGGATGACAGGCTCGGGCAGGGCAGTCAGCTCGCGCATCGGGAAGGCGATGTTGTCGTAAACGGAAAGGTCGGTAAACAGCGCGCCGTGCTGGAACAGCACGCCCATGCGGCGGCGGTGTTCGTAGAGTTCGGCATCGGAAAAACGGGCGATGTCGCGGCCTTCGATCAGCACCTGGCCGCTTTGCGCACGGAGTTGGCCGGTAATCAGGCGCATGAGGGTGGTTTTGCCGCTGCCCGATCCGCCCATCACGGCGGCAAAGTTTCCCTGTCCGACTGTGAAGCTGATGCCGTTCAGTATCGGGCGTGCGCCGTAGGCAAAGACGACGTTTTTCATTTCGATGAAGGGCTGGGGCATGGTGCGGCGGCTCGCGGTGGAAAGTTGCGCATTCTAAATAGTTGCTGCGGCAGGGGCAATTTTTTCAGACGGCCTTTTGAGCAGCAGGGGGCGTATGTATGACTGCGTTAACCGCTTGTTTTCAGGCTGCCTGTGTTTTTCAGAATGATGAAATCAGGTTCCGAATACCGTTAACCAGCACATTAAAGCTATGCGAAGCATTGTTTTGCCGCAAAAGCAGCGGAGCGATTTGCCGCGAGCCGGAGATTTCCTGATATTCCGGCACCAGTTTTTTCAACTCCTGTTTGGCATTGTTTAATTTATCGGGCTGGCAGAATTTCCGGTTTTGCTGATGTTTGGCTAAATTTTTGCCAAAAGCCTCGCCCACTGCCGCCAAATCGCCCAAATAAAAACTTTCCAACTCACGGCAGGCAATGCGGATTAACGCGTCCTGCCTGCCCGCATTGGCGCAGATTTGCCGCAGCCTGTCCTTTATCACGCCACAATTGCCTGAATCTTGGTCGCGCAATACGATAAAGCGGGTATTTTCGGTATACAGCCAGCCGCGTAGCTTGCGGGCAAGCCGTTTTTCCAAGTCCTGCTTGCCGTCAAATTCCACAAACTGCCATTCGTGCCCCGCTGCGATAACGGGCAAAATGCCTTCCAGCATCACCCGCGCCGAAGGCTCTTCCAAGAAAAACACCAGCTTCATTTCGGATCTGCTCCCTCAAAGAAGCCTTCTTTCCACAGATACCCCATTTTGTCGCCCTCCGCCATAAAGGCGGCGATTTGTTCGTTATCGCGGGCGCGGCGGATGCCGGTGCAGCCGTTTTCCTTAACCAGCCAAAACACTTCGTCCAACTGCACGGCATTGAGAAAGTCCGGCGAATGGCTGGATACGAACACCTGCCCGCCGCGCTCGGCATAGGCGCGGAACTCCTCTGCCAGTTCGGGTAACAGGCGCGGATAAAGCTGGTTTTCCGGCTCTTCCAC comes from the Kingella potus genome and includes:
- a CDS encoding ABC transporter ATP-binding protein, which translates into the protein MPQPFIEMKNVVFAYGARPILNGISFTVGQGNFAAVMGGSGSGKTTLMRLITGQLRAQSGQVLIEGRDIARFSDAELYEHRRRMGVLFQHGALFTDLSVYDNIAFPMRELTALPEPVIRDLVLMKLNAVGLRGVEKLMPSELSGGMSRRVALARTIALDPEIMIYDEPFTGLDPISLGVIAHLISRANKALRSTSIMVTHDIEKSLQIVDRVIFLAHGEIVFAGTPQEMRELDSPWVKQFVGGEADGPVAFRYPAPTTLKDDLLPAADTQ
- a CDS encoding DUF4276 family protein codes for the protein MKLVFFLEEPSARVMLEGILPVIAAGHEWQFVEFDGKQDLEKRLARKLRGWLYTENTRFIVLRDQDSGNCGVIKDRLRQICANAGRQDALIRIACRELESFYLGDLAAVGEAFGKNLAKHQQNRKFCQPDKLNNAKQELKKLVPEYQEISGSRQIAPLLLRQNNASHSFNVLVNGIRNLISSF